A window from Cerasicoccus sp. TK19100 encodes these proteins:
- a CDS encoding ABC transporter ATP-binding protein, which produces MATVTLNNLEKHYNSGKRDSFHAVKGIDLEIRDKEFMVLVGPSGCGKSTTLRMIAGLEDITGGHLRIGERVVNDVEPKSRGIAMVFQNYALYPHMSVFDNMAFGLKLLKTPREQIRHRVDEAADILGLSTMLERKPKALSGGQRQRVAVGRAIVRQPDVFLFDEPLSNLDAKMRVQMRTEISRLHTRLNATMIYVTHDQVEAMTMGDRICVMKDGHIMQVDEPLALYNHPQNLFVAGFIGSPPMNFFNGHCVIENGSAFFVENPVNGSPGFRLKLHDRLRSAAAKQSARPTVLGIRPEHIQVTSESSVGSITATIDVSEPIGAETYLYLNTPAPHAFIARVEADHAFSVGGSVHLSFDPQRIALFDQETEQVV; this is translated from the coding sequence ATGGCAACGGTCACCCTGAATAACCTTGAGAAACACTACAACTCCGGCAAGCGCGATTCCTTTCACGCCGTCAAAGGAATTGACCTGGAAATCCGGGATAAGGAGTTCATGGTGCTCGTTGGTCCATCCGGCTGTGGTAAGTCGACCACGCTGCGGATGATCGCCGGTTTGGAAGATATCACCGGCGGTCATCTACGCATTGGCGAACGCGTCGTGAACGACGTGGAGCCGAAGAGTCGCGGCATCGCGATGGTCTTCCAAAACTACGCGCTCTATCCACACATGAGCGTGTTCGACAACATGGCCTTCGGGCTCAAGTTATTAAAAACACCGCGCGAGCAAATCCGCCACCGCGTGGACGAGGCCGCGGACATTCTTGGCCTGTCCACGATGCTGGAGCGTAAGCCGAAGGCGTTATCCGGAGGTCAACGGCAACGGGTGGCGGTCGGCCGCGCCATCGTCCGGCAACCGGATGTTTTCTTATTCGATGAGCCGCTGTCGAATCTCGACGCGAAGATGCGCGTGCAAATGCGCACGGAGATTTCGCGCCTGCATACCCGGCTCAATGCCACGATGATCTACGTGACCCATGACCAAGTGGAAGCGATGACGATGGGCGACCGTATTTGCGTGATGAAGGACGGCCACATCATGCAAGTCGACGAGCCGCTGGCGTTGTATAACCATCCGCAGAATTTATTCGTCGCTGGCTTCATTGGCAGCCCGCCCATGAATTTTTTTAACGGTCACTGTGTCATCGAAAACGGCAGCGCGTTCTTTGTAGAAAATCCGGTGAATGGCTCGCCGGGCTTTCGATTAAAACTGCACGACCGTTTGCGAAGCGCTGCCGCCAAGCAATCCGCCCGGCCCACGGTCCTCGGCATTCGACCTGAACATATTCAGGTCACCAGCGAATCTAGTGTCGGCAGCATCACCGCCACGATTGACGTTTCCGAACCAATTGGCGCGGAAACCTACCTGTATTTAAACACACCCGCTCCGCATGCATTCATTGCGCGAGTCGAAGCCGACCATGCATTTAGCGTTGGCGGCTCCGTTCACCTGAGTTTCGACCCGCAGCGCATCGCGCTATTCGATCAGGAAACTGAACAGGTGGTCTAG
- a CDS encoding alpha-amylase family glycosyl hydrolase, with amino-acid sequence MIPITALKKFTTMLLSLVGLLSIIPSAHAEWFFRGTPNGWDSAQMTQVDATTYETIQTFNGEDTTARFKIDRYDDWTESYPAQDYLVTDFKTYKISFDTSTQAITVTEYPAVWYFRGTSNSWNTAQMTHLGGDMFEYTATFSGEESPARFLIDHYGDFSERYPAQDYQVTDNKTYRITFNQATKDIAVEEVWPADQWYFRGTSNGWNTSAMTRLSANTYEYIATFNGEETPARFLIDHHGDFSERYPAQTDYAVTDDRIYRITFNSDTKQITTEELGVIEPWYFRGTPNSWNTAAMTHIGDGFYEYVATFNGEDTPARFLIDRYGDFTERYPAQDYQVADNKTYRIVFDVVTKNIEVNELGATGSDFREETIYFLMTTRFFDGDASNNMKCWDGSLNPASDPAWRGDFKGLIEKLDYIKALGFSAIWITPVVKNASGYDYHGYHAIDHSEVDFRYESPGVTYQTLIDEAHARGIKVIQDIVLNHSCNYGEENLYPLFDRSEVIDFNEDADSAVTITDPNNVLPANYLTLTPNAQYGARIDAMKEDYTDVDFIYHHEKSLQWEGYTVQTAQIAGDTVDLNTENPITAQYLIDAYNQYIDMGVDAFRVDTVKHISRLTFNNTFVPAFKARGGNDFFIFGEVATRYRQVWNSNIPAISTPFYTWAETQAYPWGTRVQNEASTFQHWQDNDTVDNEPTSNNHLLVGNDYHAPDHSLNSGMAVIDFPMHWNFQNAYDAFNVALGGDLWYNDATYNVTYVDSHDYAPDGAPENQRFAQPQDVWAENLSLMFTFRGIPCVYYGSEIEFQKGLVIDVGPNAPLSQTGRAYFGDHIEGSVSVSDFGEYSNATGAMATTLSHPLAQHIRRLNQIRRAVPALQKGQYSTSGVSGGMAFKRRFTDTNVDSFALVAVSGGATFSGIPNGTYVDAITGDVQNVGNGSLTASVNGKGNLKVYVLNGPGKIGADGAYLKP; translated from the coding sequence ATGATACCCATCACCGCCTTAAAGAAATTTACCACGATGCTCCTTAGCCTCGTTGGCTTACTATCGATCATTCCCTCCGCGCATGCAGAATGGTTTTTCCGTGGCACTCCCAATGGCTGGGATAGCGCGCAGATGACTCAAGTCGATGCTACTACTTACGAAACGATTCAGACCTTCAACGGCGAGGACACAACGGCTCGCTTTAAAATCGACCGCTACGATGACTGGACGGAAAGCTATCCCGCGCAGGACTACCTTGTTACCGATTTTAAAACATACAAGATCAGCTTCGACACCAGCACGCAGGCCATCACTGTCACCGAGTATCCGGCCGTGTGGTATTTTCGCGGCACGTCGAACAGCTGGAACACCGCGCAGATGACTCACCTCGGCGGGGACATGTTTGAATACACTGCGACCTTTAGCGGAGAAGAATCGCCCGCGCGCTTCCTCATCGATCATTACGGAGATTTTTCCGAGCGCTACCCGGCGCAGGATTATCAGGTGACGGATAACAAGACCTACCGCATTACCTTCAACCAAGCCACGAAGGACATCGCGGTCGAGGAAGTCTGGCCAGCCGATCAGTGGTATTTTCGCGGCACGTCAAACGGCTGGAATACCTCCGCGATGACGCGCCTATCCGCCAACACTTACGAATACATTGCGACCTTCAATGGCGAAGAAACACCCGCGCGTTTCCTGATTGACCATCATGGCGACTTCTCGGAACGCTATCCGGCACAGACCGATTACGCGGTGACTGACGACCGGATTTACCGCATCACGTTCAACAGCGACACCAAGCAGATTACCACGGAAGAGCTCGGCGTCATCGAGCCCTGGTATTTTCGCGGTACACCGAACAGTTGGAACACCGCCGCAATGACCCACATCGGCGACGGCTTCTATGAATACGTAGCAACCTTCAATGGCGAGGATACGCCCGCACGTTTCCTGATTGATCGCTATGGTGATTTCACCGAGCGCTATCCTGCGCAAGACTACCAAGTCGCCGACAACAAGACTTACCGCATCGTCTTTGACGTCGTCACGAAGAACATCGAAGTCAACGAGCTTGGCGCTACAGGTAGCGACTTCCGCGAGGAGACGATATATTTCCTGATGACCACGCGCTTCTTTGATGGCGATGCGTCGAACAACATGAAGTGCTGGGATGGATCGCTGAACCCGGCTTCCGATCCCGCCTGGCGTGGTGATTTCAAGGGCCTCATTGAAAAGCTGGATTACATCAAGGCGCTCGGCTTTTCCGCCATCTGGATCACGCCGGTCGTGAAGAATGCCAGCGGCTACGACTACCACGGCTACCACGCCATTGATCACTCCGAAGTCGACTTCCGCTACGAGTCGCCCGGTGTGACCTACCAGACGTTGATCGACGAAGCTCACGCCCGCGGCATCAAGGTCATCCAGGACATCGTGCTCAACCATTCCTGCAACTACGGCGAGGAAAATCTCTACCCGTTGTTTGATCGCTCTGAAGTGATCGACTTCAACGAAGACGCCGACAGCGCCGTCACCATTACCGATCCGAACAACGTCCTGCCCGCCAATTACCTGACGCTCACGCCCAATGCCCAATACGGTGCGCGCATCGATGCGATGAAGGAAGACTACACCGACGTCGACTTCATCTACCACCACGAGAAGTCACTCCAGTGGGAAGGCTACACGGTCCAGACTGCGCAGATTGCGGGCGATACGGTGGACCTGAACACCGAGAACCCAATAACCGCGCAATACCTGATCGACGCCTACAACCAATACATCGATATGGGCGTGGACGCCTTCCGCGTCGACACGGTGAAGCACATTTCACGGCTCACGTTTAACAATACCTTTGTCCCGGCCTTCAAGGCGCGAGGCGGCAATGATTTCTTTATCTTCGGCGAAGTGGCCACGCGCTATCGTCAGGTTTGGAACAGCAACATCCCGGCGATCTCCACGCCGTTTTACACTTGGGCGGAAACCCAGGCTTATCCGTGGGGGACGCGTGTGCAAAACGAAGCCTCGACCTTCCAACATTGGCAAGACAACGACACCGTCGACAACGAGCCGACCAGCAACAACCACCTGCTCGTGGGCAACGACTATCATGCGCCGGATCACTCGCTGAACTCGGGCATGGCAGTGATTGATTTCCCCATGCACTGGAACTTCCAGAATGCCTACGACGCCTTCAACGTCGCGCTCGGCGGTGACCTCTGGTATAACGACGCCACCTACAACGTCACTTACGTGGACTCGCACGACTACGCTCCCGACGGCGCGCCAGAGAATCAGCGCTTCGCCCAGCCTCAGGATGTGTGGGCGGAGAACCTGAGCCTCATGTTTACCTTCCGCGGCATTCCGTGCGTTTACTACGGCAGCGAAATCGAATTCCAGAAAGGCCTGGTGATCGACGTCGGCCCGAATGCGCCGCTTTCCCAAACGGGCCGCGCCTATTTCGGCGACCACATCGAAGGCAGCGTGTCCGTGTCGGACTTTGGCGAGTATTCCAATGCGACTGGCGCGATGGCGACTACGCTTAGCCATCCGCTGGCACAACACATTCGGCGATTGAATCAAATTCGTCGTGCCGTGCCCGCATTGCAGAAGGGGCAGTATTCCACGAGTGGCGTTAGCGGCGGCATGGCCTTTAAGCGGCGCTTCACCGATACCAATGTCGACAGCTTTGCCTTGGTCGCCGTGAGCGGCGGGGCGACTTTTAGCGGTATCCCTAACGGCACCTATGTCGACGCTATCACCGGCGATGTGCAGAACGTTGGTAACGGCAGCCTGACCGCCAGCGTTAACGGTAAGGGCAACCTGAAGGTCTACGTGCTGAACGGGCCGGGCAAGATCGGCGCCGACGGCGCATACCTGAAACCTTAA
- a CDS encoding TIM-barrel domain-containing protein — translation MKPHTTRLRHCLGFNFGRLSALLLLLFAGWSTSLFGQTTTAGSVTSATTQTESGKQKAVFGLSTGGVCEIIPYAPDVIRVKFDWGGIESHEDVAIAKPLGDWPAFTATFTDGSIYTIETDELIVEVTKSPNIKIDFVDKTQSGQYLLRDKRMEYDTGYNPYGDTTFQLLKNSNDIAAWYRVRVVKESPANESYFGLGEVPFQLNRRGQVVQGWNSDSFYWNDQKNPMYMTMPFMYGVQTPNGSHSGFTYGVFWNNPARPNFMFQRERPYGGAQRNQLTTVNDQFSFEATEGYIDYFFFGGGDDHTPAAVLSRYSELTGMPALPPRWGLGHHLSRWTYTEDQMRNIVATARSQGYPLDAIYFDIDYMDSDPHIVPPGGTFQDDEYRGNNDMRQLTFQDDPNNSNYWFKDGVSLISYLHTNNVKAVPLIEAWFATADPLWTEANNNSHLISNNNGSTSINWLFFGDVSYLDFTSSAAQSWWKTKQKNYLSTYAFDGIWNDLNEQADERDTVAQSQPIPLDGLYDADGRYGSSTSDYRRQQIYLKNTYNVYQASNTYDTLAEQYPNTRPFVLSRAGWPGIQRYAFNWSGDNVNESAGGAYGQGPSLRVGLSTMISGQVYFGHDLGGFLGNVSSESMTRWAQWCSLMPFFRNHSGKWDQLREPWLYANSAEIKAALELRSAIMPYFYSLAYRASTTGLPLNNPLFFSFPNDAQTHQASSDYDFMVGPYLLASPVTQTGATQRSTYLPSGTNWYYWHDDSFHSGGSSVTKSTPISVMPMYVAEGGIIPMRPVLQYANEFQPEELTIHAWPSEDETTFTLYDDDGETFDYESGEYALTELTNQTTSGLWTFTIGAKQGTYDHGHDYYMVVRHAIDAPTSVEINSVAASSFGSLGALQAASSGYFYDSNERCLYVRTDETSQAVTITAGDNSANQITLYYITDFANLIHYDAGIDGSWTTFPGEALSSSIYPGVKSFTINDTSAEFAFTDDGTNWDNNGGGNYTINAAGTYTVDPVSGTIVSGAPQEFTIHYLPPVGWTSALMHYSANGGDWTAFPGTSMGVSSADSDYFELTVYGNELTQIAFTDDGTNWENNGGSNYTITTPGTYTIDSTDNSIVSGPPGGIQLFYETTWTNAFIHYNADSSGWTTAPGDQMQATAMSNFKYIEIDADTLEFAFNDGAGTWDSNNGNNYSITQPGLYTVGFGGNLLPNYNPIRIEIYYDSAFSPQTHMHYNVDGLGWTTIPGDLMDEDPAFPGYEHIIIEGTSIEVAFTDDGTNWDNNGGSNYTIANPGVYSIDSSTNSVTSGYPAVTIYYSTPWTNANIHYNADSSGWTTSPGVAMSNSSVSGYKVVTIDATNVEFAFNDNNGTWDSNGGNNYNITGKGIYTVENGTVSTGAP, via the coding sequence ATGAAACCACACACAACTCGCCTGAGGCATTGCCTGGGCTTTAACTTCGGGAGATTGAGCGCGCTGCTGCTCCTCCTTTTTGCCGGATGGAGCACGTCTCTATTTGGTCAGACAACGACCGCCGGATCGGTGACGTCCGCCACCACACAAACGGAATCCGGTAAACAGAAAGCGGTCTTCGGACTGAGCACTGGCGGCGTCTGTGAAATCATTCCATACGCGCCAGACGTGATCCGCGTTAAGTTCGATTGGGGCGGCATTGAGTCGCATGAAGATGTCGCCATTGCCAAGCCTCTGGGTGACTGGCCAGCCTTTACTGCGACCTTCACCGATGGGTCGATCTATACGATCGAGACTGACGAGCTGATCGTGGAAGTGACCAAGAGCCCGAACATCAAAATCGACTTCGTCGACAAGACGCAAAGCGGGCAATACCTCCTCCGCGACAAGCGCATGGAATACGACACGGGCTACAATCCGTACGGCGACACCACTTTCCAACTCCTGAAAAACAGCAACGACATCGCTGCCTGGTATCGGGTGCGCGTGGTCAAGGAAAGCCCGGCCAACGAGTCTTATTTCGGCCTCGGCGAAGTGCCCTTCCAGTTGAACCGTCGCGGCCAAGTCGTGCAGGGCTGGAATTCGGACTCCTTCTATTGGAACGACCAGAAGAACCCGATGTATATGACGATGCCGTTCATGTATGGCGTGCAGACACCCAACGGCAGCCACTCGGGCTTTACCTACGGCGTTTTCTGGAATAACCCGGCGCGTCCCAACTTCATGTTCCAGCGCGAGCGCCCCTACGGCGGTGCCCAGCGTAACCAACTGACCACGGTCAATGACCAGTTCTCATTTGAAGCAACGGAAGGCTATATCGACTACTTCTTCTTTGGCGGTGGCGATGACCACACACCGGCAGCCGTGCTCAGCCGTTACTCGGAGTTGACGGGTATGCCCGCACTGCCTCCTCGCTGGGGCCTCGGCCACCACCTGTCACGCTGGACCTACACCGAGGACCAGATGCGCAACATCGTGGCGACTGCCCGCTCCCAGGGTTACCCGCTGGATGCCATCTACTTCGACATCGATTACATGGACAGCGATCCGCACATCGTTCCGCCCGGCGGCACTTTTCAGGATGATGAATATCGCGGCAACAACGACATGCGCCAGCTCACCTTTCAGGACGATCCTAATAATTCCAACTATTGGTTCAAGGATGGCGTTAGCTTGATCAGCTATTTGCACACGAACAACGTTAAGGCCGTACCGCTGATTGAAGCCTGGTTCGCCACGGCGGATCCACTGTGGACCGAAGCGAATAACAACTCGCACTTGATCTCGAACAACAACGGCAGCACATCGATCAACTGGCTCTTCTTCGGCGATGTCTCCTACCTGGACTTTACTAGCTCTGCAGCGCAAAGTTGGTGGAAGACCAAGCAGAAGAATTACCTGAGCACTTACGCCTTCGATGGTATCTGGAACGACCTGAACGAACAAGCCGACGAACGCGACACAGTTGCGCAATCGCAGCCCATCCCGCTCGATGGCCTCTATGATGCCGATGGCCGCTACGGCTCCAGCACGAGCGATTATCGTCGCCAGCAAATCTACCTGAAAAACACTTACAACGTTTATCAGGCGAGCAACACCTACGACACGTTGGCTGAGCAATACCCGAACACACGGCCCTTTGTTCTGTCTCGCGCCGGCTGGCCTGGCATTCAGCGATACGCCTTCAACTGGAGCGGTGACAACGTTAACGAAAGCGCTGGCGGCGCCTACGGGCAAGGCCCGAGCTTGCGCGTTGGCTTGAGCACGATGATCTCCGGTCAGGTTTACTTCGGCCACGACCTTGGCGGTTTCCTGGGGAATGTTTCTAGTGAGTCGATGACCCGTTGGGCGCAGTGGTGCAGCCTCATGCCGTTCTTCCGCAACCACTCCGGTAAGTGGGACCAACTGCGGGAGCCTTGGCTCTATGCCAACTCAGCAGAAATCAAGGCGGCGCTGGAACTGCGTTCCGCGATCATGCCGTATTTCTACTCGCTGGCTTACCGCGCATCGACCACGGGCTTACCGTTGAACAACCCGCTGTTTTTCTCGTTCCCGAATGATGCGCAAACGCACCAGGCGAGCAGTGACTACGACTTCATGGTCGGCCCGTATTTGCTGGCGTCACCCGTTACGCAAACCGGGGCCACGCAGCGTAGCACCTACCTGCCGAGTGGCACAAACTGGTATTACTGGCACGATGATTCCTTCCACAGCGGTGGTTCGTCGGTCACGAAGTCCACACCGATCAGCGTCATGCCGATGTATGTTGCTGAGGGCGGCATCATCCCGATGCGCCCCGTGCTGCAATACGCCAACGAGTTCCAACCCGAAGAGCTGACAATCCACGCTTGGCCCAGCGAAGACGAAACCACGTTCACGCTCTACGATGACGATGGTGAAACCTTCGACTACGAGAGTGGCGAGTATGCATTGACCGAGCTGACCAATCAAACCACGAGCGGTTTGTGGACCTTCACGATCGGTGCAAAGCAGGGAACCTACGACCACGGCCATGATTACTACATGGTGGTGCGCCACGCAATCGATGCACCGACCTCGGTTGAAATTAACAGCGTTGCCGCATCATCGTTTGGCAGCCTCGGCGCTTTGCAGGCTGCTTCTTCGGGCTACTTCTACGATAGCAACGAACGCTGCCTCTACGTCCGCACCGACGAGACCAGCCAAGCGGTCACGATTACCGCAGGAGATAACTCGGCAAACCAGATTACGCTGTATTACATCACCGACTTCGCGAACCTGATTCATTACGATGCAGGCATTGACGGATCGTGGACAACCTTCCCGGGCGAGGCGCTCAGCAGCAGCATCTATCCCGGCGTAAAGTCCTTCACGATCAACGACACCAGCGCGGAGTTTGCCTTCACCGACGACGGCACGAACTGGGACAACAACGGCGGCGGCAACTACACGATCAATGCTGCCGGAACCTACACTGTGGATCCGGTTTCAGGAACGATCGTTAGCGGCGCGCCTCAGGAGTTCACCATCCATTACCTGCCACCCGTGGGCTGGACTTCGGCTCTTATGCACTACAGCGCCAATGGCGGCGATTGGACGGCATTCCCCGGCACCAGCATGGGCGTTAGCTCGGCCGACAGCGATTACTTCGAGCTGACGGTTTATGGCAACGAGTTGACGCAGATCGCGTTCACCGACGACGGCACGAACTGGGAGAACAATGGTGGCAGCAACTACACCATCACGACGCCTGGCACGTACACCATCGACTCGACGGATAACTCCATCGTCAGCGGTCCTCCCGGGGGCATCCAGCTGTTCTATGAAACCACCTGGACCAACGCCTTCATCCACTATAACGCGGACAGCAGTGGATGGACAACCGCGCCTGGTGATCAAATGCAGGCCACCGCGATGTCGAACTTCAAATACATTGAGATCGACGCCGATACGCTGGAGTTCGCCTTCAACGATGGCGCTGGCACATGGGATAGTAACAACGGCAACAACTATAGCATCACCCAGCCAGGTCTCTACACGGTCGGTTTCGGTGGCAATCTGTTGCCCAACTACAATCCCATCCGGATCGAGATCTACTATGACTCCGCCTTCAGCCCGCAAACGCACATGCACTACAATGTGGATGGCCTCGGCTGGACCACGATCCCCGGCGACCTGATGGACGAAGACCCGGCGTTCCCTGGCTATGAGCACATCATCATCGAAGGCACATCCATCGAGGTAGCCTTTACCGATGACGGCACCAACTGGGACAACAATGGCGGTAGTAACTACACCATCGCGAACCCCGGCGTTTACAGCATCGACTCGTCGACGAACAGCGTGACCTCCGGCTATCCGGCGGTGACGATCTACTACTCGACGCCGTGGACCAACGCCAACATCCACTACAACGCAGACAGCAGCGGATGGACAACCTCACCGGGCGTCGCGATGAGCAATAGCTCAGTCTCGGGCTACAAGGTTGTGACGATCGATGCGACCAATGTCGAATTCGCCTTCAACGACAATAACGGCACTTGGGATAGCAACGGCGGTAACAACTACAACATCACCGGCAAGGGCATTTACACCGTAGAAAACGGTACCGTGTCCACCGGCGCTCCGTAA
- a CDS encoding alpha-amylase family glycosyl hydrolase encodes MKHSTVVYSTLLLGLLGPGSLAFGQASNFNQLHFRGTPNAWGTHPMTLIADNLWLTDATFNGLGDANGPDRFKFDSSFDFSGNYGDDELDGIADADGLDIPTPLGAGDYRITFNDNTLQYAITKRNYTEVFFRGTPNSFDLSESMQLVDHHVWMAEVTFSGDPSDRFVFDYSRDWSGKLGDTSLDGVSEANGSDIPISEAGDYIILLNDDTLAYSVINMSAKNFDQVYFRGTINGWGNAAMTFVGNHTWEIEANFVGHASDRFKFDRFGDWSEYYGDNQPDGISEQGGNDITIAPGRYLISFNDDTLAYSVQSLGAAEQIQLGHHYSPEVTTFAIWSPDTSNVKVSVDGDVYSLLLQPDGNGYTDVYAIQVYGDHLLSEYHFLIDDVQVRDPYGRMVIPGTDTNIVIDLALTDPIGGRVAPPALNEREDAVIYEVHVRDFTIHSSSGVDANKRGKFLGMVQPNTSYNGVSTGLQHLKDLGVTHVQLLPMYDYGTCSAKDPEDGPGCYNWGYDPENFNVPEERYAIDPNDYLGRIEELKIMIDELHANGIRVIMDVVYNHTWVIETQDGNGNIQFSHPEGERMFSDITMDYFNVNAPGTYGLAGTGNSINPREAMVSRMIRDSLEYWVGEIGVDGFRFDLIGIFDYEDVAEWADYLNAQFPDRDLLIYGEPWNGYATDPDEADRVRLGTIGLIADSHVGCFNPNYRQAIKGNNDDGAGGGFAFNQVGNLWEIQVGSRGGIRFAYNPNVAVNTWDSMFANDPEQCINYVSAHDNLCLWDKIEDWADLNGNSSNTTYKRRISTFANGMVLTSQGIPFLHGGEEFLRTKQGEKNSYKSPDSINQFDWQLKVDNFDIFEYYQDVISYRLNHPGFRMNTWQEIDNNINTYSPATGVMVNHIHGAANNGDSWSEIFVIYNSGSNTAISLPAGDWHVAIEKADPSEGNDRIVNGSITAEGTAVTVLYKD; translated from the coding sequence GTGAAACACTCCACCGTAGTCTATTCAACGCTCCTGCTGGGCCTACTCGGTCCTGGCAGCCTGGCTTTCGGACAAGCCAGTAATTTTAACCAACTGCATTTCCGCGGCACCCCCAATGCCTGGGGCACTCATCCAATGACGCTCATTGCGGATAATCTGTGGCTAACCGATGCAACCTTCAACGGACTCGGCGACGCCAATGGGCCTGATCGCTTTAAGTTCGACAGCTCATTTGACTTCTCCGGCAACTATGGCGACGACGAGCTGGACGGCATTGCAGACGCCGACGGCTTGGACATCCCAACGCCGCTTGGGGCCGGCGACTACCGCATCACCTTCAACGACAACACGCTGCAATACGCGATCACCAAGCGTAACTACACCGAAGTTTTCTTCCGCGGCACACCGAACTCTTTTGATCTCAGCGAATCGATGCAGCTCGTGGATCATCACGTCTGGATGGCCGAGGTTACCTTCTCCGGAGACCCTTCGGATCGCTTTGTCTTTGACTACTCACGCGACTGGTCCGGCAAGCTCGGCGACACCTCGCTGGATGGCGTCAGTGAGGCCAACGGCAGTGACATTCCCATCAGTGAAGCGGGCGATTATATCATCCTGCTCAACGACGACACCCTTGCCTACAGCGTCATCAACATGAGCGCGAAGAACTTCGACCAGGTTTATTTTCGCGGCACAATAAACGGCTGGGGTAACGCGGCGATGACTTTCGTGGGAAACCATACCTGGGAAATCGAAGCCAACTTTGTCGGCCACGCTTCGGACCGCTTCAAGTTCGACCGCTTCGGCGACTGGTCCGAATACTATGGCGACAACCAACCCGACGGCATCTCCGAGCAAGGCGGCAACGACATTACGATAGCGCCCGGCCGCTACCTAATCTCGTTCAACGACGACACCCTCGCCTACTCGGTACAATCGCTCGGCGCGGCAGAGCAAATCCAGCTTGGGCATCACTACAGCCCGGAAGTAACCACCTTTGCCATTTGGTCTCCGGACACGAGTAACGTAAAGGTCTCCGTGGATGGCGATGTTTACAGCCTGCTCCTGCAACCCGATGGCAACGGCTACACCGATGTTTACGCCATCCAAGTTTATGGCGATCACCTGCTGTCAGAGTATCACTTTCTCATTGATGACGTGCAAGTTCGCGACCCCTATGGCCGCATGGTCATTCCGGGAACGGATACCAACATCGTCATTGATTTGGCGTTAACGGATCCCATTGGCGGACGCGTGGCCCCACCAGCGCTCAACGAGCGCGAAGACGCCGTTATCTACGAAGTCCACGTGCGCGATTTCACAATCCACAGTTCATCGGGAGTAGACGCCAATAAGCGCGGAAAATTCCTCGGGATGGTCCAGCCCAACACGAGCTACAACGGCGTTAGCACCGGGCTTCAGCACTTGAAGGACCTGGGCGTCACCCATGTCCAGCTGTTACCTATGTATGACTACGGCACTTGCTCTGCCAAAGATCCGGAAGACGGGCCAGGCTGCTACAACTGGGGCTACGATCCGGAAAACTTCAACGTGCCCGAAGAGCGCTACGCGATCGACCCCAACGACTATCTGGGCCGCATCGAGGAATTAAAAATCATGATCGACGAGCTGCACGCCAACGGCATTCGCGTGATCATGGATGTGGTCTACAACCACACTTGGGTCATCGAAACGCAAGATGGCAATGGCAACATTCAGTTCTCTCACCCAGAAGGCGAGCGGATGTTTTCAGACATCACGATGGACTATTTCAATGTCAATGCGCCCGGTACTTACGGTTTAGCTGGCACCGGCAATTCGATTAACCCACGCGAAGCGATGGTAAGCCGAATGATTCGCGATTCCCTCGAATACTGGGTTGGCGAGATCGGCGTGGATGGTTTCCGCTTCGACCTGATTGGCATCTTTGATTACGAGGATGTCGCCGAATGGGCCGACTACCTCAATGCCCAATTCCCCGACCGAGACTTGCTCATCTACGGCGAGCCATGGAACGGCTACGCCACTGATCCCGACGAGGCCGACCGCGTGCGCCTTGGCACGATTGGGCTAATCGCGGACTCGCATGTCGGTTGTTTCAATCCGAACTACCGGCAGGCCATTAAAGGGAATAACGATGACGGCGCCGGCGGCGGCTTTGCATTTAATCAAGTTGGCAATCTGTGGGAGATCCAAGTCGGCAGCCGCGGCGGCATTCGCTTTGCCTACAACCCAAACGTGGCCGTGAACACGTGGGACTCCATGTTCGCCAACGATCCTGAGCAATGCATCAACTACGTTTCCGCGCACGATAATTTATGCCTGTGGGATAAAATCGAAGACTGGGCGGACCTCAACGGAAACAGCAGCAACACAACCTACAAGCGACGCATCTCGACCTTTGCCAACGGCATGGTGCTCACCTCGCAAGGCATTCCATTCCTGCATGGCGGTGAAGAGTTTCTCCGCACCAAACAGGGCGAGAAGAATAGCTACAAATCGCCCGACAGCATCAACCAATTCGATTGGCAGCTGAAGGTGGATAACTTCGACATCTTTGAATATTACCAGGATGTCATTAGCTATCGGCTGAATCATCCGGGCTTTCGCATGAACACCTGGCAGGAGATCGATAACAACATCAACACCTACAGCCCGGCAACCGGCGTTATGGTCAACCATATTCACGGCGCGGCCAACAATGGCGACTCGTGGAGCGAAATCTTCGTCATCTACAACTCCGGTTCCAACACCGCCATTAGCCTACCCGCGGGCGACTGGCATGTAGCCATTGAAAAAGCAGATCCGTCGGAAGGAAACGACCGCATCGTCAACGGCAGCATTACGGCCGAGGGCACTGCCGTCACGGTGCTTTATAAGGACTAG